A part of Aegilops tauschii subsp. strangulata cultivar AL8/78 chromosome 2, Aet v6.0, whole genome shotgun sequence genomic DNA contains:
- the LOC141040856 gene encoding uncharacterized protein: MKKRHMDAMAIVHTYGKPDIFLTMTCSPKWEEITNDLLPGQTAQDQPDIVARVFYGKLEAMKYMLFKKHILGVVVAYVYVVEFQKRGLPHAHFLLIMDSTYQLVVPEQYDRLISAELPNKQKYPELHALVVKHMMHGPCGALNPKNVCMQNNKCKCRYPRTFNENTAQGKDSYPVYRRRDDGSCAKVRGKMLDNRWVVPYNPYLLRMFNCHINVEVCSSIKAVKYLYKYIYKGHDKASFSIDQPDADGNINEIKRYVDARWVTPPEAIWRIFGFPLCANYPPVLQLPLHLPNMHRVAFNAQADLKNVVASKNASKSMLTEYFKANQEHPRARHILYKDFPGSFTWQKKKKFWKPRVERFQIGRIVSANPAEGERYYLRVLLNHVTGKTSFDNLLTVDGVLCGSFRDAAERLGLIEADNTLDDCLTKAEQWAMPCSLRRLFATILVHCEPGDVRGLWDRHLEPMSDDYRRTCTSPNEVEQMVLLDIRGML; encoded by the coding sequence ATGAAGAAGAGGCATATGGATGCCATGGCAATTGTCCATACATACGGGAAGCCTGACATCTTCTTGACCATGACTTGCAGCCCTAAATGGGAAGAGATAACAAATGATTTGCTTCCTGGTCAGACGGCGCAAGACCAACCTGATATTGTGGCTCGCGTGTTCTACGGCAAACTAGAGGCTATGAAATACATGTTGTTCAAGAAGCATATCCTGGGTGTTGTGGTCGCTTACGTTTACGTAGTCGAGTTCCAGAAGAGGGGCCTCCCCCATGCACATTTTCTGTTGATCATGGATTCAACATATCAGCTTGTCGTCCCGGAGCAGTATGACCGACTAATTTCcgcagagctcccaaacaagcaGAAGTATCCGGAATTGCATGCATTGGTGGTAAAACATATGATGCACGGACCCTGCGGTGCTCTCAACCCGAAGAATGTTTGCATGCAAAATAACAAATGCAAGTGCAGATACCCGCGCACGTTCAATGAGAACACAGCACAAGGCAAGGACTCATACCCAGTTTATCGGCGTAGAGACGATGGAAGCTGTGCTAAGGTCCGAGGGAAAATGTTGGACAACAGATGGGTTGTGCCTTATAACCCTTACCTTCTGCGGATGTTCAATTGCCACATCAATGTTGAGGTCTGCTCTAGCATAAAGGCCGTCAAATATCTTTACAAGTACATTTACAAGGGCCATGATAAGGCTTCTTTCAGCATCGACCAGCCAGATGCCGATGGTAACATCAATGAGATCAAGAGATACGTTGACGCAAGGTGGGTCACCCCTCCGGAGGCTATTTGGAGGATATTTGGCTTCCCACTTTGCGCCAATTACCCGCCTGTCTTGCAGTTGCCTCTTCATCTCCCAAATATGCACAGGGTTGCATTCAATGCACAGGCTGACTTGAAAAATGTTGTCGCCTCCAAAAATGCTTCAAAATCCATGTTAACGGAGTATTTCAAGGCTAACCAGGAACACCCTCGGGCTAGGCATATATTGTACAAGGATTTTCCCGGAAGCTTCACGTGGCAGAAGAAAAAGAAGTTTTGGAAGCCTAGGGTCGAGCGTTTTCAAATAGGTCGCATCGTGTCTGCCAATCCTGCCGAGGGGGAGCGATACTACCTGCGTGTGTTGCTAAACCATGTTACGGGCAAAACATCCTTCGACAACTTGCTCACCGTGGACGGCGTGCTATGTGGGAGCTTTAGAGATGCTGCTGAAAGGTTGGGACTCATCGAGGCAGACAACACGCTCGACGACTGTCTTACTAAGGCTGAGCAGTGGGCGATGCCATGTTCTCTTAGGAGGCTCTTCGCAACCATCTTGGTGCACTGCGAGCCAGGCGACGTGCGCGGTTTATGGGATAGGCACCTCGAGCCTATGTCAGATGACTATCGTCGAACATGCACGTCCCCGAACGAGGTGGAGCAGATGGTGTTGCTTGACATTAGGGGTATGTTGTAG
- the LOC141040857 gene encoding uncharacterized protein — MGKDIVDFALPRIDDAFDPTEGEAREVIEESTVEFDVDDTKLASSLNLEQRAAYDEILAAVERGDGGVFFVDGPGGTGKTFLYRAMLAKVRSDGKIGIATAMSGVAASIMPGGRTAHSRFKIPLSCDDGASCSFTKQSGTAKLLRMASLIIWDEASMMKRQAVEALDNSMRDIMGIRDRPFGGKTVVFGGDFRQVLRSSEGGRGAR; from the coding sequence ATGGGTAAAGACATTGTTGATTTCGCTCTTCCAAGGATCGATGATGCGTTTGACCCAACCGAGGGCGAGGCAAGAGAGGTCATCGAGGAATCAACCGTTGAGTTTGACGTGGATGACACTAAATTGGCATCTTCCCTGAACTTGGAGCAGAGGGCCGCATACGACGAGATACTAGCGGCTGTTGAACGCGGTGATGGGGGTGTATTCTTTGTTGATGGCCCTGGAGGTACAGGAAAGACCTTCCTATACAGGGCGATGCTTGCCAAGGTGAGGAGCGATGGCAAGATTGGTATCGCTACCGCGATGTCGGGCGTCGCCGCTTCTATCATGCCTGGCGGCAGGACTGCCCACTCGAGGTTCAAGATCCCATTGAGTTGCGATGATGGAGCCTCGTGCAGCTTCACCAAGCAGAGTGGGACCGCCAAGCTGCTAAGGATGGCCTCATTGATAATATGGGACGAGGCCAGCATGATGAAGCGACAAGCGGTCGAGGCATTGGACAATAGCATGCGCGACATTATGGGAATACGCGACCGACCCTTTGGAGGAAAGACTGTTGTTTTTGGTGGGGACTTTAGGCAGGTGCTTCGGTCGTCAGAAGGGGGTCGCGGGGCCAGATAA
- the LOC123497090 gene encoding uncharacterized protein — MRQLRLITNMRAHNDTWFADYLLRVGNGTEDVDDQGNILLPEDICLPSTGEVDDLEKLIDHVFPSLDDNMSDSNYTTSRAILSTTNDNVDKINIRMIERFHGDEVIYHSFDSAEDDPYGYYAQEFLNGLTPNGLPPHALKLKLNCPVILLRNIDPANGLCNGTRLVVRGFERNTIDAEIVIGQHAGRRVFLPRIPLCPSENDMFPFKFKRKQFPIRLSFAMTINKAQGQTIPIVGVYLPNPVFSHGQLYVALSRATVKRNIKILIQKEKPKEKANKQKDNPKKRKRPTVSLLTSMKNIVYKEVLTG, encoded by the coding sequence ATGCGGCAGCTTCGGCTCATCACCAACATGAGGGCTCATAATGACACGTGGTTTGCAGATTACTTGCTAAGGGTCGGCAATGGCACTGAGGATGTCGACGATCAAGGCAACATACTACTCCCTGAAGACATCTGTCTGCCGTCTACAGGCGAggttgacgacctggagaagctTATTGACCATGTGTTTCCGAGTCTAGATGACAACATGTCTGATTCGAATTACACGACATCTCGCGCAATCCTTTCCACGACAAACGACAATGTCGACAAGATAAACATCCGCATGATAGAGCGTTTTCATGGAGATGAAGTAATCTACCATAGCTTTGACAGTGCGGAGGACGACCCATATGGCTACTACGCTCAGGAGTTTCTGAATGGATTGACTCCTAACGGTCTTCCTCCGCATGCACTCAAGCTAAAGCTGAACTGCCCTGTCATACTTCTAAGGAACATTGATCCAGCTAATGGACTGTGTAACGGCACTAGGCTTGTTGTTAGAGGTTTTGAGAGGAACACCATTGATGCAGAAATCGTGATTGGACAACACGCTGGCAGGAGGGTCTTCCTTCCTCGAATACCTCTCTGCCCATCTGAGAACGACATGTTTCCATTCAAGTTTAAAAGGAAGCAATTTCCTATAAGGCTTAGCTTTGCTATGACCATTAACAAGGCTCAAGGGCAGACCATCCCGATTGTTGGTGTCTACCTACCCAATCCCGTGTTCTCTCATGGTCAGCTCTATGTTGCTCTGTCTCGAGCCACCGTGAAAAGAAATATAAAGATACTCATTCAGAAGGAGAAGCCGAAGGAGAAGGCCAACAAGCAAAAGGACAATCCAAAGAAGCGAAAAAGACCGACCGTGTCCTTACTGACGTCGATGAAGAACATCGTCTACAAGGAAGTCCTTACAGGCTGA